The Populus trichocarpa isolate Nisqually-1 chromosome 2, P.trichocarpa_v4.1, whole genome shotgun sequence genome has a window encoding:
- the LOC7480673 gene encoding lysine-specific demethylase JMJ31, giving the protein MEEESLQVRLPSPTEFASEIESKNVSAVFNGCIKNWKAFVEWNPANGGLDYLQDHLLWKLCYLKQHLYFTVISEAMKGYQDAVTDVEPSLLSGDALRQIYVAQLFYAPLLQVHFLPKACVCSVALENPDFSLYPRAKCSMDYAQKVFLHADDALFIPEGWTEPSTPQGFSWLRETGGIHVSCSVMEEEHNFPRTLDALILHLLSPVGAEVLTRKFDEIDQQTTEGDRNKFYQGFYGAFDDQFAAMDAVLNGKELFAHWAFEKSLDKYLGVNFDVPPPI; this is encoded by the exons ATGGAAGAGGAGTCTTTGCAAGTTCGACTCCCTTCTCCCACAGAATTCGCTTCTGAAATCGAATCCAAAAATGTCTCCGCt GTGTTCAATGGATGCATTAAGAACTGGAAAGCTTTCGTCGAATGGAATCCGGCTAATGGTGGTCTCGATTACTTGCAG GATCATCTACTGTGGAAGCTATGCTATCTAAAACAGCACCTGTATTTTACGGTGATATCAGAAGCCATGAAAgg ATATCAGGATGCTGTTACTGATGTAGAGCCCAGTTTGCTTTCTGGCGATGCTCTTCGACAAATTTATGTAGCACAG TTGTTTTATGCCCCCCTTCTGCAAGTCCATTTTTTACCCAAAGCCTGTGTTTG TTCTGTTGCTCTTGAAAACCCTGACTTCTCATTATATCCGAGAGCAAAATGCTCCATGGACTACGCTCAGAAGGTTTTTCTTCATGCAGATGATGCACTTTTCATTCCTGAAGGCTG GACAGAACCAAGCACTCCCCAAGGCTTCTCCTGGCTCAGAGAAACTGGAGGCATACATGTGAGCTGCTCCGTAATGGAGGAGGAG CACAATTTTCCAAGAACCTTGGATGCTCTAATACTGCACTTGCTTTCACCAGTGGGAGCAGAGGTACTTACACGGAAGTTTGATGAGATTGATCAACAGACAACAGAAGGCGATCg gaaCAAATTCTACCAAGGCTTTTATGGTGCATTTGATGATCAATTTGCTGCAATGGATGCAGTCCTTAACGGGAAGGAATTATTTGCTCActgg GCATTTGAAAAATCTCTCGATAAATACTTGGGAGTAAACTTTGACGTTCCACCACCAATTTGA
- the LOC7480015 gene encoding protein indeterminate-domain 12 codes for MFPAAMSNSTSLSEEASVSSGTRIQDFGSLNQLASTISPLQQQQQQQQRTIKKKRNLPGNPDPDAEVIALSPKTLLTTNRFVCEICNKGFQRDQNLQLHRRGHNLPWKLKQRNSKEIKKKAYVCPEPTCVHHHPSRALGDLTGIKKHYCRKHGEKKWKCEKCSKIYAVQSDWKAHSKTCGTREYRCDCGTLFSRKDSFITHRAFCDALAEESARLSAHQLIISQNPNAHALLLQNPLQTHHPHSLFSTTAHHQISFTSPWDPPHHQNPCSNNPLNPVHIKPETTGHFQIPASLLQEPPLTMPSHKGLLAPTFQSLSNAATSQAASHHLSATALLQKAASVGATQTSVGHSHMTQLDMGELGSAGQVHVDSVSHVSQGPSYNLNSLATWQKSDRLTRDFLGLTAPECGDHHGHAASNANGSVNVSMNVREILTYTGGVGFHQQQYNERDHSLLKPHGGFGFAQPSASEAWGDC; via the exons ATGTTCCCTGCAGCCATGTCCAATTCAACTTCTTTGTCTGAAGAAGCTAGTGTATCTTCTGGCACAAGAATTCAAGATTTTGGTAGCTTAAATCAACTGGCTTCAACCATCTCTCctctgcagcagcagcagcagcaacaacaaaggaccatcaagaagaagagaaacttaCCAGGAAACCCAG ACCCAGACGCTGAAGTGATAGCATTATCTCCAAAGACCTTATTGACCACCAATAGATTTGTGTGTGAGATCTGCAACAAGGGGTTTCAGAGGGATCAGAATCTTCAGCTTCATAGGAGGGGTCATAACCTTCCTTGGAAGCTGAAGCAAAGAAAcagcaaagaaattaaaaagaaagcttATGTTTGCCCCGAGCCTACGTGTGTTCACCATCATCCTTCAAGGGCTTTGGGTGACCTTACAGGTATCAAGAAACATTATTGCAGGAAACATGGGGAGAAGAAGTGGAAGTGTGAAAAATGCTCAAAGATCTATGCTGTTCAATCAGATTGGAAGGCTCACTCTAAAACCTGTGGAACAAGAGAGTACAGATGTGACTGTGGAACCCTTTTCTCCAG GAAGGATAGCTTCATAACCCACAGGGCATTTTGTGACGCGTTAGCTGAAGAAAGTGCAAGACTCTCAGCTCACCAGCTAATTATCTCCCAAAATCCAAATGCCCACGCTCTCCTCCTTCAAAACCCACTTCAAACCCACCACCctcattctctcttttctaCCACAGCTCACCACCAAATCTCCTTCACTTCTCCTTGGGACCCACCTCACCATCAGAACCCTTGCAGTAATAACCCCCTAAACCCAGTTCACATCAAGCCTGAAACTACCGGCCATTTTCAAATCCCCGCTTCACTTCTCCAAGAACCACCACTAACAATGCCTAGCCACAAGGGCTTGTTAGCCCCAACCTTCCAAAGCCTGTCGAATGCTGCCACGTCACAAGCAGCATCACACCACTTGTCAGCCACTGCACTCCTTCAAAAGGCTGCCAGTGTGGGTGCCACTCAGACCTCAGTGGGTCACAGTCACATGACCCAGCTGGACATGGGCGAGTTGGGATCAGCGGGTCAGGTTCATGTTGACTCGGTGAGTCACGTCTCTCAGGGTCCCAGTTACAACCTTAACAGCCTTGCCACGTGGCAGAAGAGTGATCGCCTGACAAGAGACTTTCTGGGTCTGACTGCGCCTGAGTGTGGGGATCATCATGGCCATGCTGCTAGCAATGCGAATGGGAGTGTTAACGTTAGCATGAATGTGAGGGAAATTCTAACCTATACAGGGGGTGTAGGGTTCCACCAGCAGCAATACAACGAGAGAGACCACTCGCTGCTGAAGCCCCACGGTGGTTTTGGATTCGCTCAGCCTTCTGCCTCTGAAGCGTGGGGTGATTGCTAG